GTTTTTAAACATGTTATGGCCGGCATTGATGAAGCGCAACGTGTCGGTTTGGGTGTGAAGATTAATACCGTACCACTCAAAGGCATTAATTCTGGCGAAGTGCTTGATCTTTTGGAATTTGCAAAATCACGAGGCATGAGTATTCGTTTTATTGAATATATGGAAAACAAACATGCCAAAGATAAATTGCAAGGCCTAAAAGCAGAAGAGATACAAGCAATCATCGCGCAAAAATATCCTTTTAAAGCAGTGGGGCGTGTCGGGTCTTCTCCTGCTCATCTGTTTGAGCTTGAAGATGGGTATCGCTTTGGTATTATTGACCCGCATAAGCACGATTTTTGTGAAGATTGCAATCGTATTCGCTTGACGGCGGAGGGGATGTTGATTCCGTGTCTCTATTTTGATGAGGCGATGAGTATTAAAGAATCTGTACAAAAAGGTGATATTCAAGGAGCGACAGAGGTACTCAAGACAGTATTGAAGAACAAGCCTGAGAAAAACAAATGGAGTG
This genomic window from Sulfurospirillum sp. 1612 contains:
- the moaA gene encoding GTP 3',8-cyclase MoaA; this translates as MLVDGYGRNVNYLRISVTERCNFRCQYCMPEKPFSWVPRENLLSFEDLFLFIKVGIDEGINKIRITGGEPLLRADLDTFIKMISDYRSDIDLALTTNGFLLKQCAQKLKDAGLKRVNISLDSLKPEIAMKIAQKDVFKHVMAGIDEAQRVGLGVKINTVPLKGINSGEVLDLLEFAKSRGMSIRFIEYMENKHAKDKLQGLKAEEIQAIIAQKYPFKAVGRVGSSPAHLFELEDGYRFGIIDPHKHDFCEDCNRIRLTAEGMLIPCLYFDEAMSIKESVQKGDIQGATEVLKTVLKNKPEKNKWSEDNENETSERAFYETGG